The DNA sequence CATCATTGACTACGCGCACACGCCTGTTGCCCTCAAAAGCCTTCTGAAGGAAGCGAAAAAGCTGCCGCATAAGCGCCTTATTGTCATGATTACCGGAATCGGGATCAGGGATAAAGAGAAAATGCCCCAGATGGCACAAGCTGTCGAGAATCAGGCGGACCAGGTAATCGTATCGGTCGATCATCCTGGATTCCTCGATCCCTGGGAAGTGGTCGGCCATGTGATGAAAGGCTTCTCCAATCCGCGCGCCGGGAATATCCTGCAGGAGCCGACGCGAAGAGACGGCGTCCTTGCAGCATTATCTGTCAGCGATGAAGATGATTTAATCCTTCTCACAAGCGGCTGCATCAATGGTGCCCAGATTGTAAAAGGCGAGAAAATACCTCATTCTGACAAGGAGATTATCCAGGAATTCTTCCGTAATCTTGAAGAAAGTAAAGCACTTGAACGCTATGAAGCATAAGAACGGGCAGGCCGGGGGCTTGCCTGTTTTTTTTGCAAGGCTACAGGAACCCCGAAAACAGCAAAAAAGCCGAAAAGCACATTCAGTATGCACTTTTCGGCCAGCCCTTAATTAATAAAACCGTCAAAAAACTCCAGCACTTTCCGGTAAACTTTGATTTCGTTGTCTTTCTTGGAAAAGCCGTGGCCTTCGTCATCCAGGACGAGGTATTCGACTTCCCTCCCCTTCTCCTGAAGCGCAGCTACGATCTTGTCGGATTCTGCTTTGACAACACGGGGGTCTTTGGCTCCCTGGATGACGAGCATTGGCTTTGTCATTGTATCAAGATAGGTGATCGGCGAGTACTCGATCAGCTTTTCCTTGTCTTTGACCGGATCGCCGACCCATTGGTTCATAACAGGCTTCCAGTGCTCAGGAACCGATTCAATGAAGCTGAACAGGTCGCTCGGGCCGAAGATATCGACAACAGCTTTAAAATACTCAGGATGCCTGCCGTGCAGGAGCAGTGCCATATAACCGCCATAGCTTCCCCCCATCAGCAGGAGCTTCTCCCGGTCTGCATAGCCGTTCTTGATGAGCCATTCTAGCCCTTCAACATTATCCAGGCGCGGGCCGTAGCCCCAATCGCCTTCGACCATCTTCATATAAGAGAGCCCGTAGCCTGAGGAGCCCCTGAAATTAGGTGCAAAGATGCTGTAGCCCCTGTGGACCAGGAACTGGAACAGAGAGCGGAAAGAAGCCCTTTCTGCTGCCTGAGGCCCGCCGTGCGGCCAGAGGATGACATGTCCGTTGCTGTTTCCCTCCTTGGCCCTGAAGAAGAGCGCCTCGATCTCAAGACCGTCGTACGATGGGTAGTGCAGGATTTCAGGTTCAGCCATTTCCTCTTCACTGACGCCAGGCACAAGATTATTGGTCAGCTGTGTCCATTCACCCTTTGCATATTTATAAAGATTAGGAGGAGTGACTGCAGACCTGCCGAGCAGGTAAAGGTTTCCGGACTCTGCCACTGACAGCCCGTCGATGGTGCTCGCAGGGAGCTCCAGCTGCTCCGCCTTGCCTTCCTCAAGCCCATAGCGGTAGAGGTGGTCCTCTGCTCCTTTTTGGCTGCTGATATAGAGCGTGCGGGCCTTTTTATCATATTTCAGCCCTGAAAAGTCTTCCCCATCGAGCGAAAGCATTTTTGTGAATTCGTTTGTTTCCAGGCTGAATTTAGCTAAATAAGATAAGTCCTCTTTATAGTTGGTGACAAGATAGATATCGTTTTCCGAAGTAAAGACAGCATCAGTGACTGTATGCTGCGGCTCTGCCTCAGGCGTCAGCAGAACCTCCTTCTCGCCATCCCAGGCATAGGCAAGCGAGTATGTATTCGCGAACATCCTGCCAAAGACAAAGCGCTTCTCATCAGGGCTTTTGGCTGTCAGGAAGGTGGCCGCACCCCGGCCGTGAAGCAAGACCTTTTCTTCTCCCGTCTCCATATTATAGGCGTACGCCTTCAAAAAGGTGGCATCTTCCTTGCTGGACGTATAATAAAGTGTCTTTCCGTCCTTAGAGGCGATCAGTCCCATATGCCGGGCATTTTCTTGTGTGCGGATAGGCTTTAATTCGCCGCCATTTCTCGGCAGAGCATAGACCTGGCCGTTTTCGTCGCCGTCCGAGTCGATGACAGCAAGCAGGAAGCGCCCTTCCTTATCATATTCTATCTCCTGGCAGCTTTGGTTCTGGAAGCTTAATGGATAAGGAAACTGGTTTGGCAGATCCATCGCCCATAGATTGTATTTCCCGTTCAGGTTTGTGCTGAACACCAGCTGCGATTCATCCGGGCTTACAGCAAATGTCTGGATCCCAAAGGTCTGGAAAAAATATTCAACATCCGGTTTGGAAAAAGTCAGCATTCTAGTTTTCCCCCTTCTTCTCTGTTTTTACTAGATTCGGCAGTGATTCTGTATAATAGATTTGCCGGCATCTCTATCCTATTCGGGAAGAAAGGCCGGAATCCCTATCTTTTTGCAAGAATTTTCTTGAAAATAAGAAAAGAAGGAGGAGTTTTTGTTGAAAAATATCAAATTTTATCAGGTGGATGCCTTTACTGATCAGGCATTTGGCGGCAATCCTGCTGGCGTGGTCCCGGAAGCCGCAATCCTTGAGGAAGAAGAGATGCAGCTGGCTGCGCGGGAATTCAATTTGTCTGAAACTGCTTTTCTATCTCCTTCCGGCAGCGAAAATGCCGATTTCAGGGTCCGCTATTTTACACCTTCCTGCGAGATTGATTTTTGCGGCCATGCGACCCTGAGCGCAGCGTGGATCATGGCGTCTGAATTAGATTGGCTCAGGCACAGCAGGGAAATCCGTTTTGAGACCAATATCGGCATTGTGCCGGTTATCTTCCAAACAGAGGGAGAAAAGCTTGTTTCTGCAGAGATGACTCAAATATCACCGAAAATAA is a window from the Bacillus infantis NRRL B-14911 genome containing:
- a CDS encoding S9 family peptidase; this encodes MLTFSKPDVEYFFQTFGIQTFAVSPDESQLVFSTNLNGKYNLWAMDLPNQFPYPLSFQNQSCQEIEYDKEGRFLLAVIDSDGDENGQVYALPRNGGELKPIRTQENARHMGLIASKDGKTLYYTSSKEDATFLKAYAYNMETGEEKVLLHGRGAATFLTAKSPDEKRFVFGRMFANTYSLAYAWDGEKEVLLTPEAEPQHTVTDAVFTSENDIYLVTNYKEDLSYLAKFSLETNEFTKMLSLDGEDFSGLKYDKKARTLYISSQKGAEDHLYRYGLEEGKAEQLELPASTIDGLSVAESGNLYLLGRSAVTPPNLYKYAKGEWTQLTNNLVPGVSEEEMAEPEILHYPSYDGLEIEALFFRAKEGNSNGHVILWPHGGPQAAERASFRSLFQFLVHRGYSIFAPNFRGSSGYGLSYMKMVEGDWGYGPRLDNVEGLEWLIKNGYADREKLLLMGGSYGGYMALLLHGRHPEYFKAVVDIFGPSDLFSFIESVPEHWKPVMNQWVGDPVKDKEKLIEYSPITYLDTMTKPMLVIQGAKDPRVVKAESDKIVAALQEKGREVEYLVLDDEGHGFSKKDNEIKVYRKVLEFFDGFIN